The DNA sequence CAGCTTGAAGGGAACCGTCTTGCTGTTTTCCCAGCGGTTGATCGTGGAAAAGCTCACGCCCAGCTCGTGAGCCAGCTCTTCCTGGCTCAGCCCCAGTTGCTGGCGGACTTCTTTGACCGTCTCCGCAAAATTTTCCGGTGCCTTTGCCATATCGATTTGCCTCAATTCCTGGTGCGCCACCAATTCACCTGCAGCGAGCGAACGCAATTTGCCCAACCTACAATTACGACGATTAATATAGCAGGTGACAACGCATGTGGAAAGCGGAAAGTTGGCGCTTATTTCAGAATTTTCCGACACATCCCGCCGCCACCCGGTAAGTAACCCCTCAGAAGCAATCGCGAAAAAATTTCATCAGACGCCCGACACTTTCTCTGTCTCTCCGGTAAGTAAGGGCAGAATCCAAAACGATGAGCCACCGACCATGGACATCAACGACCTGGTTGACGGAATCATGAAGAGTATCAACC is a window from the Candidatus Cloacimonadota bacterium genome containing:
- a CDS encoding helix-turn-helix domain-containing protein; amino-acid sequence: MAKAPENFAETVKEVRQQLGLSQEELAHELGVSFSTINRWENSKTVPFKLARRQFEAFCKRMAGQGKLNLDNKDIHS